Genomic window (Streptomyces cadmiisoli):
TCGCCGACGAGGGGGGCGCGCGGGTGCTCGCGGTGGGCGAACGCCCGCTCACGGGACCGCAGTTGCATCTGCGCGCGGTGCTCGACGTGACGGCCGACGACGTGCTGGTGTCGGCCTCGGCGGGCGAGGACGCGCAGGCGCCGGAAATCGGCGAGGTGCACGTCTACCGGGTCAACGAGCTGGGCGTGGAACGCCTCTCGCAGGAGCCCGGTGTGCACTCGGCGGTCCGCGCCGGCGACGTGACCGTCCTCGTGTCGGCGACCCTCGACCGGCCGGGGGTCCGGGTGCAGGTGCTACGGGACGGCAAGCCGGTGACGACCATCCCGTCGTACGCCGATGATCCTGGTTTGTCCCCGCGCGTGACGCTCACCATGGGGGGCGCACGGAAGATTCCGTGCGCCGTGCTTATGCCGCGGGACTACCACGGTGACACTCCCCTGCCGGTTTTGCTGGATCCCTACGGTGGTCCCCACGGTCAGCGGGTGGTCGCGGCGCACAACGCCCATCTGACGTCGCAGTGGTTCGCCGACCAGGGGTTCGCGGTGGTCGTCGCGGACGGGCGCGGCACCCCGGGCCGCTCGCCCGCCTGGGAGAAGGCGGTCCGGGACGACATGGCGGCGGTGGTCCTCCAGGACCAGGTGGACGCGCTCCAGGCCCTCGCCGCCGAGTTCCCGCTCGACCTCGGCCGGGTCGCGATCCGCGGCTGGTCCTTCGGCGGCTATCTGGCCGGACTCGCGCTGCTGCGCAGGCCGGACGTCTTCCACGCCGGGATCGTGGGCGCGCCCGTCACGGACCTGAGGCTCTACGACACCCACTACCAGGAGCGGTACCTCGGGCACCCGGGCGAGCAGCCGGAGGTGTACCGGAGGAACTCGCTGATCGACGACGCCGGACTGGTCGACGCCGTGGAGCCGGCCCGGCCCATGATGATCGTGCACGGGCTGGCGGACGACAACGTGGTCGTGGCGCACTCCCTGCGGCTCTCCACGGCCCTGCTGGCCGCCGGCCGGCCCCACGAGGTGCTCCCGCTGTCCGGCGTCACTCACATGACCCCGCAGGAGACGGTCGCGGAGAACCTGCTCCGGCTCCAGCTGGACTTCCTCAAGCGGTCCCTGGGGCTGGACTAGTGCCGCGTCAGGCGACGTTTGCCCGTCGAGGAGCGGCGTCCGGTGCGTGCTCTCGGCGTGCCGGCCGTGAGCCCTCGTACTGGACGTACTCGGGCTCTCGGCCGGGGCGGCGAGTGGGGGCACCTCCCACGCCTTTCAGGCAGTGGGGGAGCGTGCCGGACGTCGCGACGGCGCGAACGTTGCCTGCCGCGGCACCGGCGCCCGTCACGCGGCGGGGCGGGAGGGCCGGACACGCCCCCGCCGCAGGGCAACGGGCCGGGACGACATGGCGCGTCCCGGCCCGTTCACGGCACCCGCACGGCCGTACGCGGAAGAGACTGACGCGTCCGTATATCGCGACCGGGTCCGCGGAGTTGCCTGTGTGTTACTCCTCGCCCGCGGCGGGCACCACCTGCTTCTCCTCCGCGAAGAGGCAGGCCGAGTCATGGGCGGCCGGGCCCGGCCCGAGTCCGGCCGGCACGGCCAGCGGCGGCACTTCCAGGGCGCAGCGCTCCCGCGCCTTCCAGCAGCGGGTGCGGAAGCGGCAGCCGGAGGGGATGTCCGCCGGGGACGGCACGTCGCCGGCGAGGATGATCCGCTCCCGGTGCTCGCGGGCCTCCGGGTCGGGCACCGGCACCGCGGAGAGCAGCGCCTGGGTGTACGGGTGCGTGGGATGTTCGTAGATCTCGCTGTCCCGGCCGATCTCCACGATCCGGCCGAGGTACATGACCCCGACCCGGTCCGAGATGTGCCGGACGATCGACAGGTCGTGGGCGATGAACACGTAGGACAGCTCGAACTCGTTCTGCAGGCGCTCCATCAGGTTCACCACCTGCGCCTGGACCGACACGTCCAGCGCCGAGACCGGCTCGTCGGCGACGATGATCTCCGGGCGCAGCGCCAGGCCCCGTGCGATGCCGATGCGTTGGCGCTGGCCGCCGGAGAACTGGTGCGGGTAGCGGTTGATGTGCTCGGGGTTGAGTCCGACGACGTCGAGGAGTTCGCGGACCCGGCGGCGCCGGTCGCCCTTGGGGGCGGCCTCGGGATGGATCTCGTACGGCTCTCCGACGATGTCGCCGACGGTCATACGGGGGTTGAGGGAGGTGTACGGGTCCTGGAACACCATCTGGATGTTGCGGCGTACGGCCTTCAGCGCCCGGCCGGACAGCCGGGTGACGTCCTCGCCCCGGTACCTGATCTCTCCGGCCGTCGGCCGCTCCAGGCCGACCAGCATCCTGGCGACGGTGGACTTGCCGCAGCCGGACTCGCCGACGATGCCGAGGGTCTCGCCGCGGTCGAGCGTGAGGTCGACGCCGTCGACGGCACGCACCGCGCCGACCTGCTTGCGGAAGACGACGCCGCGGGTCAACGGGTAGTGCTTGACCAGGCCCCGGACCTCCAGCACGGTCTCAGCCATCCAGGCACTCCCTCCAGAAGTGGCAGGCGCTGCCCCGGGGCCCGTCCGACCGTGTCACCTCGTGCAGCGGGGGCACGTCCGTCCGGCAGACGTCCCGGGCCAGCGGGCAGCGCGGGTGGAAGGCGCAGCCGGGCGGAATGTTCGTGAGGCTGGGCGGCAGCCCCTTGATGGCGTGCAGTTCGCGGCCCTTGTGGTCCAGGCGCGGGATGGATTCGAGCAGGCCCCTGGTGTAGGGGTGGGCCGGTGCCTTGTAGATGTCGTGGACCGGGGCTGACTCCACGATCCGGCCCGCGTACATCACCGCGATCCGGTCGGCGACGTCGGCGACCACGCCGAGGTCGTGGGTGATGAGGATCAGCGCCATGCCCAGCTCGCGCCTGAGCTCCGCCAGCAGTTCCATCACCTGGGCCTGGACGGTGACGTCGAGGGCCGTGGTGGGCTCGTCGGCGATGATCAGGGCCGGTTCCAGGGCGAGCGCCATCGCGATCATGATGCGTTGCCGCATACCGCCGGAGAACTGGTGCGGGTACTGCCGCACGCGCTCCTTGGCGGCCGGGATGCGGACCCGGTCCATCAGCTCCACGGCCTTCACCCGCGCGTCCTTCCTGGACATGCCCCGGTGGACCACGAACATCTCGCCGAGCTGGTCGCCGACGGACAGCACGGGGTTCAGCGACGACAGGGCGTCCTGGAAGATCATCGCCATCTCGGCGCCGCGGATCCTGCGCCGCTCGTCCTCCTTGAGCCCGAGCAGGTCCCTGCCGCGGAAGAGGACCTGACCGCCGGTGATCCGGCCGGGCGGTGTGTCGAGGATGCCCATGACGGCCTGTGCGGTGACGGACTTGCCGGAGCCGGACTCACCGAGCACCGCGAGGGTCTCGCCCGCGTCCACGCCGTAGGTGACGCCGTTGACGGCTCTGGCGACGCCGTCCCGGGTCCGGAACTCCACGTGCAGGTCGCGTACGTCGAGCAGCATGGCGGCACCTCACCTCAGCTTCGGGTCGAGGGCGTCGCGCACCGCGTCGCCGAGCATGATGAACGCCAGCACGGTGATCGCCAGCGCTCCGGAGGGCCACAGCAGGGCGTGCGGGGCGTTGCGGACGAACGGCGAGGCGGCGGAGATGTCGATCCCCCAGGAGACACTGGGCGGCTTCAGACCGACACCGAGGTACGACAGGGTCGCCTCCAGCGCGATGTAGGTGCCGAGCGCGATGGTCGCGACGACGATCACCGGGGCGACGGCGTTGGGCGCGATGTGCCGCAGCAGCAGCCGGGAGTCGGAGGCGCCCAGGGCGCGGGCGGCCTGGACGTAGTCGTTGTGCTGGACGGTGATGACGGAGCCGCGGGCGATGCGGGAGATCTGCGGCCAGCCGAGCAGCACCATGAATCCGATCACCGGCCAGACGGAGTTGCTGGTCACCACCGACAGCAGGACGAGACCGCCGAGCACGACCGGGATCGCGAAGAAGATGTCGGTGAGCCGGGACAGGATCGAGTCGCCCGCCCCGCCGAAGAACCCGGCGAGGCCGCCGAGGACGCTGCCGAGCAGCGTGACCCCGAGCGTGGCGCACACACCGACGGTGACGGAGGTACGGGCGCCGTAGACGGTGCGGGTGTAGACGTCGCAGCCCTGTCCGTCGAAGCCGAAGGGGTGGCCGGGCTGGGAGCCCTCCTGGGCCTTGGCGAGGTCGCACTCGAGGGGATTGCCGGAGGCGATCAGGGACGGCCACAGGGAGATGACGAACAGGAAGAGGATCACCAGGGCCGAGACGACGAAGACGGGATTGCGGCGCAGGTCGTGCCAGGCGTCGGACCACAGCGAGCGGGGCTTGGCAAAGCGGCCGGGGCCGTCCGGCCCGTCGGGTGCCCGCTCCAGTGTCCGTGCCTCGCTGGTGGCCAGGTCCATGGCTCCCCCCATGCCGGTCCCGGCCACCGCGCCGGCGGGTTCCCTGGGCTCAGACATAGCGGATCCTCGGGTCGAGTACGGCGTACAGGAGGTCGACGAGGAGGTTGGCGATCAGGAAGACCAGGACGAGGACGGTCACGAAGCCGACGACGGTCTGGGTGTTCTGGCGGAGGATGCCCTGGTAGAGCTGGTAGCCGACCCCGTGGATGTTGAAGATCCGCTCGGTGACGATGGCGCCGCCCATCAGCGCGCCGATGTCGGTGCCGATGAAGGTGACCACGGGGATCAGCGAGTTGCGCAGCAGGTGCCGGGTGATCACCCGGTGCCGGGGCAGGCCCTTGGCGACGGCGGTGCGGACGTAGTCGGAGCGCCGGTTCTCCGCGATGGAGGTGCGGGTCAGCCGGGTGACGTACGCCAGGGAGACGGAGGCGAGCACCAGGCCCGGCACGATCAGTTCGTCGAAACGGGCCTCGGAGGACACCGACGGTTTGATCCAGCCCCATTCGACGCCGAGCAGAAGCTGGAGGAGCAGGCCGGTGACGAAGGTGGGCACGGAGATGACCACGAGGGTGAGCAGCAGCACGCCGGTGTCGACCGGGCGCCCGCGGTGCAGTCCCGTCACGACGCCCAGCGTGACGCCGATGACG
Coding sequences:
- a CDS encoding prolyl oligopeptidase family serine peptidase codes for the protein MTTEPVSFPRRHARTQRFTLGAPRSFTVAPDGSRVAFLRSGSGTDRANALWVLDLADGTERMAADPRTLLGGAAEDLSPEERARRERSREGGAGIVGYATDAAVELASFALSGGLFTAELRAGTATRLPVPGPVIDPRPAPDGRHIAYVTGGTLRVVGAEGEGDRALAEPESPSVSYGSAEFIAAEEMHRDRGYWWAPQSDRLLVARVDDTPVRRWWISDPAHPGRDPRHVPYPAAGTPNAEVRLFVVGLDGARTEVVWDRARYPYLARVHWSAAGAPLMLVQARDQRSQLYLAVDPDTGATRMVHADEDPIWLDLFPGVPSWSPSGQLVRIADEGGARVLAVGERPLTGPQLHLRAVLDVTADDVLVSASAGEDAQAPEIGEVHVYRVNELGVERLSQEPGVHSAVRAGDVTVLVSATLDRPGVRVQVLRDGKPVTTIPSYADDPGLSPRVTLTMGGARKIPCAVLMPRDYHGDTPLPVLLDPYGGPHGQRVVAAHNAHLTSQWFADQGFAVVVADGRGTPGRSPAWEKAVRDDMAAVVLQDQVDALQALAAEFPLDLGRVAIRGWSFGGYLAGLALLRRPDVFHAGIVGAPVTDLRLYDTHYQERYLGHPGEQPEVYRRNSLIDDAGLVDAVEPARPMMIVHGLADDNVVVAHSLRLSTALLAAGRPHEVLPLSGVTHMTPQETVAENLLRLQLDFLKRSLGLD
- a CDS encoding ABC transporter ATP-binding protein encodes the protein MAETVLEVRGLVKHYPLTRGVVFRKQVGAVRAVDGVDLTLDRGETLGIVGESGCGKSTVARMLVGLERPTAGEIRYRGEDVTRLSGRALKAVRRNIQMVFQDPYTSLNPRMTVGDIVGEPYEIHPEAAPKGDRRRRVRELLDVVGLNPEHINRYPHQFSGGQRQRIGIARGLALRPEIIVADEPVSALDVSVQAQVVNLMERLQNEFELSYVFIAHDLSIVRHISDRVGVMYLGRIVEIGRDSEIYEHPTHPYTQALLSAVPVPDPEAREHRERIILAGDVPSPADIPSGCRFRTRCWKARERCALEVPPLAVPAGLGPGPAAHDSACLFAEEKQVVPAAGEE
- a CDS encoding ABC transporter ATP-binding protein, yielding MLLDVRDLHVEFRTRDGVARAVNGVTYGVDAGETLAVLGESGSGKSVTAQAVMGILDTPPGRITGGQVLFRGRDLLGLKEDERRRIRGAEMAMIFQDALSSLNPVLSVGDQLGEMFVVHRGMSRKDARVKAVELMDRVRIPAAKERVRQYPHQFSGGMRQRIMIAMALALEPALIIADEPTTALDVTVQAQVMELLAELRRELGMALILITHDLGVVADVADRIAVMYAGRIVESAPVHDIYKAPAHPYTRGLLESIPRLDHKGRELHAIKGLPPSLTNIPPGCAFHPRCPLARDVCRTDVPPLHEVTRSDGPRGSACHFWRECLDG
- a CDS encoding ABC transporter permease; its protein translation is MSEPREPAGAVAGTGMGGAMDLATSEARTLERAPDGPDGPGRFAKPRSLWSDAWHDLRRNPVFVVSALVILFLFVISLWPSLIASGNPLECDLAKAQEGSQPGHPFGFDGQGCDVYTRTVYGARTSVTVGVCATLGVTLLGSVLGGLAGFFGGAGDSILSRLTDIFFAIPVVLGGLVLLSVVTSNSVWPVIGFMVLLGWPQISRIARGSVITVQHNDYVQAARALGASDSRLLLRHIAPNAVAPVIVVATIALGTYIALEATLSYLGVGLKPPSVSWGIDISAASPFVRNAPHALLWPSGALAITVLAFIMLGDAVRDALDPKLR
- a CDS encoding ABC transporter permease translates to MGRYVVRRLLQMVPVFIGATLLIFLMVNVMGDPIAGLCGERECDPATAARLRQEFGLDKPVWQQYLTYMGNLFTGDFGTAFNGQPVTELMGSAFPVTVRLTLVAILFEIVIGVTLGVVTGLHRGRPVDTGVLLLTLVVISVPTFVTGLLLQLLLGVEWGWIKPSVSSEARFDELIVPGLVLASVSLAYVTRLTRTSIAENRRSDYVRTAVAKGLPRHRVITRHLLRNSLIPVVTFIGTDIGALMGGAIVTERIFNIHGVGYQLYQGILRQNTQTVVGFVTVLVLVFLIANLLVDLLYAVLDPRIRYV